In the Sediminibacter sp. Hel_I_10 genome, one interval contains:
- a CDS encoding pirin family protein, translating into MKTIVHRANERGMANHGWLQANHSFSFANYYNPEKMNFGALRVMNDDVIAPKMGFGTHPHDNMEIITIPLSGSLKHRDNMKDEWQAIESGEVQIMSAGTGVTHSEINGSNDDHLNLFQIWIITNKHGVTPRYDQKRFKKENRDNELQVVVSSIDHPVDGSLLIHQNAKISRLDLSSGKSFDYKIEDPNQGVYVMTIQGGIKVDNKELGKRDAIGVSGTDGFSIEATKDSELLLIEVPMI; encoded by the coding sequence ATGAAAACAATAGTTCACAGAGCAAATGAAAGAGGAATGGCGAATCATGGATGGTTGCAGGCCAATCATTCCTTTAGTTTTGCAAATTATTATAATCCAGAAAAAATGAATTTTGGCGCACTGAGAGTTATGAATGATGATGTTATAGCTCCCAAAATGGGTTTTGGAACACATCCACATGACAATATGGAAATTATTACCATTCCATTAAGTGGAAGCTTAAAGCATCGTGACAATATGAAGGATGAATGGCAAGCTATTGAATCTGGAGAAGTTCAAATTATGTCTGCGGGGACAGGTGTGACACATTCTGAAATTAACGGGAGTAATGATGATCATTTAAATTTGTTTCAAATCTGGATAATTACTAACAAACACGGTGTTACTCCGCGATACGATCAAAAAAGATTTAAAAAAGAAAATCGTGACAATGAGTTACAGGTTGTGGTTTCATCCATTGATCATCCTGTGGATGGTAGTTTATTGATTCACCAAAATGCCAAAATCTCCAGATTAGATTTGAGCAGTGGTAAATCATTTGATTATAAAATTGAAGATCCCAATCAAGGAGTATATGTTATGACCATTCAAGGAGGCATTAAAGTTGATAACAAAGAACTTGGTAAAAGAGACGCCATTGGTGTTTCTGGAACAGATGGTTTTTCAATAGAAGCGACGAAAGATTCAGAATTATTACTTATTGAAGTCCCTATGATTTAA
- a CDS encoding CAL67264 family membrane protein: MSMNKNTVLAWATTIMIIVGLGLIAMGAFKYDDVAGWGFASVGVGFFAIAWVFNALKGRV, from the coding sequence ATGTCAATGAACAAAAATACAGTACTAGCTTGGGCTACTACAATTATGATTATAGTAGGTTTAGGACTCATCGCTATGGGTGCCTTTAAATATGATGATGTTGCTGGTTGGGGATTTGCTTCTGTAGGTGTTGGTTTTTTTGCAATCGCTTGGGTATTTAATGCCTTAAAAGGACGTGTTTAG